The Amorphus orientalis genomic interval CGGCGCCGCTCCCAGGCGGCGGTAAATGCGGAGCACAAAGGGCCAATCCCCCGCAATGCACGCTGGTTCCGTCTTGATCAGAAAGCTCGCCCTCGCCATCACGCTGTTTGCTGTGGCGTCCGTGGCCATCCCGACCTTCGCGTTCCTGTCGGCCTCGCCGGCCGAGGCAGCGGTCGTCCGTTCGATATCGGTGCAGGGCAACACCCGCGTCGATCCGGAGACCGTCCGCGCGTACCTGACCATCAAGCCGGGTGAGTCGTTCGGCCCGAGCGACATCGACGAGTCGATCGCGTCGCTGTTCGCCACCGGCCTGTTCGCCGACGTGCAGATCGTCCAGCGCGGCTCCAGCCTGGTCGTCACGGTTCAGGAAAACCCGATCATCAACCGGGTGAACTTCGAGGGCAATCGCGGCCTGTCCGACGAGACGCTGGCCGGCGTGGTCCAGTCGAAGGAGCGCTCCGTGCTGACGACCGCGCGCGTCCAGAGCGACGTCGAGCGGATTCTCGAGACCTATCGTCGTCGCGGCAATTATCAGGCCAGCGTCGAGCCGAAGACCATCGACCTGCAGCAGAACCGGGTCGACCTCGTGTTCGAGATCGACGAGGGCGGCAAGACCCAGGTCGCCCGCATCACCTTCATCGGCAACGAGCACTTTTCCGACGGCCGTCTGCGCGACGTCATCAAGACGCGCCAGTCCGGCTATCTCGGCTGGCTGCGCACCACCGACACCTATGATCCGGACCGCTTCGCCGCCGACCAGGAACTGATCCGCCGCTTCTATTACGACCACGGCTATGCCGACTTCCGGATCATCTCGTCGGTTGCCGATTTCGACCGCGAGCGGAACACCTTCTTCATCACCTACACCGTCGAGGAAGGTCCGCAGTATCGGTTCGGGGAGATCGAGGTCGACACCACGCTCAGCAATCTCGACCCCGAGCAGCTGCGCCGCCGCGTCGAGACCCGGTCCGGCCGGGTCTACTCCTCCGAGCTGGTCGAGAAGTCGCTCGAGAACCTGACCATCGAAGCCGCGAAGCAGGGCTACGCGTTTGCCCAGGTGCGTCCGCGCGGCCGCCGCGACTTCGACGAGCACACGATCTCCATCGACTATCAGGTCGACGAGGGGCCGCGTGCCTATGTCGAGCGCATCAACATCATCGGCAATACCTCGACCCGGGATTACGTCATCCGCCGCGAGTTCGATCTCGTCGAGGGCGACGCCTACAACCGGATCCTGGTGGATCGCGCCGAGCGCCGCCTGAACGATCTCGGCTTCTTCGAGACCGTCCGCATCACCACCGAGCCGGGCTCGGCGCCCGACCGGGTGATCGTGAACGTGTTCGTCGAGGAGAAGCCCACGGGCAAGGTGTCCTTCGGCGTCGGCTATTCGACCTCGGACGGTGTCATCGGCGACGTCTCCATCGAAGAGCGCAACTTCCTCGGCCGCGGACAGTACGTGAAGTTCCTCGTCGGCGGCGGTTCGGACACGACCAACATCGAGTTCTCGTTCACCGAGCCGTTCTTCCTCGGCCGGCGGATCTCGGCGGGCTTCGACGTCTACAACCGGACGAACGACGCCGACTCGACCCAGTCCTACGATCAGACGCTGACCGGCGGCGCGCTGCGCTTCGGCTTCCCGCTGAACGACGACACCACGCTGCAGCCGTTCTACCGCCTCTACGACCGTGACATCTCGATCCCGGACTTCACGACGGAAGCGAACTGCATCCAGAACCAGAACTACATCTCGGATGCGGTCTGTCAGACCCAGGGCTCGACGGTGACCTCGCTGGTCGGCGCGTCGCTGATCTACAACACCCTCGACAACACCAACTTCCCGCGGGACGGCATCTTCGCCAAGTTCACCCAGGAAGTGGCCGGCCTCGGCGGTGACACCCACTTCTCGCGCACCAGCGGCGAAGCCCGCTTCTACAAGGAAGTCATCCCGGCCTGGGGCGTTGTCGGCGTGATCCGCGGCGAAGGCGGCATGATCAAGTCGATCGGCGACGACGGTCTCGATCTGCAGGACCAGTACTTCGTCGGCGGCTCGGTGATCCGCGGCTTCGAGACCTCCGGTATCGGTCCCCGCGACGCCTCGACCGGTGACTCGCTGGGCGGCCAGTACTACATCGCCGGTACCGCCGAAGCGACGTTCCCGCTGCCGCTGATTCCCCAGGAGATCGGCTTCTCGGGTGCCGTGTTCACCGACGCGGGTTCGCTCTGGGCGGCAGACCCCGAAGCGGTTCCGAGCGGCGTCACGGTCGAATCCGACGACTTCGAGCTGCGCTGGACCGCCGGCTTCGGTATCCTCTGGAAATCGCCGCTGGGTCCGCTTCGTGCCGACTTCGCCTGGCCGATCGTCATGAACGACGCGGACGAGACCCAGATCTTCCGGATCGGCGGCGGCACCCGGTTCTAGCAACCGGGACGCGGGCCGGCTGGACCGTCGGGTCAAGCCGGCGCGATCCGAGACGACTGCGAATTCGGGTGCGTCCGGCCCATGGTCGGGCGCCCTTTTTGCGAACCGGGCCTTTCCGGACACGCCGGCTGACCCTCGCATATGATGGGCGGCTCCCGTTCCAGGCGCCCGACCCCGTTCCCTGCCGACAGGGTTGTCGCGGCAGGGACCGGCGCCAGGCTTACCGTCCGCATGTGGGTCGTCGACGGCTGGAAGCGGACGGCCCCACTCCAGCGGAGGCTTCAGCCCCCATGTCCGATCCCTCTTTCTTCGCGCCGCCGGTTCCGCTTTCGCTGGATGAGGTCGCATCGCTGACGGGTGCCGTCCTGGTGCGCGGGGACGCTCAGGCGACGGTTTCCGGCGTCGCGGCGCTCGACCGGGCGGGGACGGGCGATCTCTCCTTCGTCGAGGACAAGGCCTACTGGCCGAAGCTGGCTGAAAGCCAGGCCGTGGCGGTCGTCTGCCGCGAGGCGGACGTCCCGCATGTGCCCGAACGCATGGCCGTGCTGACGGCGGGGGCGCCTTATCGTGCGTTTGCGGCCGTGGCGGGCAAGCTGTTTCCCGCGGCCGTGTCGCTGCCGGCGATGACGGGCGTAGACGGGATTTCCCCATTCGCCCACGTCGACGAGACCGCAGAGCTGGAGCCGGGCGTGATCGTCGAGCCGGGGGCGGTTGTCGGTCCGCACGTGCAGATCGGATCCGGAACGGTGATCGGCCCCAATGCGGTGATCGCTCAGAGCTGTCGGATCGGTCGAAACTGTCGGATAGGGGCTGGATCCGTGCTTCAGTTTTCGCTCATCGGTGACCGGGTGATCCTGCATCCGGGCGTCAAGCTGGGCCAGGACGGCTTCGGTTATTCGATGGGCATGAAGCACATGAAGATCCCGCAGCTCGGCCGGTTGATCGTGCAGGACGACGTCGAGATCGGTGCCAACACCACGATCGATCGCGGCTCGCTGCGCGACACGGTGATCGGTGAAGGCAGCAAGATCGACAATCTCGTTCAGATCGGCCACAACGTGGTGATCGGGCGTCATTGCGTGATCGTTGCGGAAGTCGGCATCTCCGGCAGCGCGGAGCTCGGCGACTACGTGGTCCTCGGCGGCGGTGCGGCGGTCGGTGAGCACATCAAGATCGGCACCGGTGCCCAGATCGCGGGGACCAGCGCGGTCAATG includes:
- the bamA gene encoding outer membrane protein assembly factor BamA; this translates as MIRKLALAITLFAVASVAIPTFAFLSASPAEAAVVRSISVQGNTRVDPETVRAYLTIKPGESFGPSDIDESIASLFATGLFADVQIVQRGSSLVVTVQENPIINRVNFEGNRGLSDETLAGVVQSKERSVLTTARVQSDVERILETYRRRGNYQASVEPKTIDLQQNRVDLVFEIDEGGKTQVARITFIGNEHFSDGRLRDVIKTRQSGYLGWLRTTDTYDPDRFAADQELIRRFYYDHGYADFRIISSVADFDRERNTFFITYTVEEGPQYRFGEIEVDTTLSNLDPEQLRRRVETRSGRVYSSELVEKSLENLTIEAAKQGYAFAQVRPRGRRDFDEHTISIDYQVDEGPRAYVERINIIGNTSTRDYVIRREFDLVEGDAYNRILVDRAERRLNDLGFFETVRITTEPGSAPDRVIVNVFVEEKPTGKVSFGVGYSTSDGVIGDVSIEERNFLGRGQYVKFLVGGGSDTTNIEFSFTEPFFLGRRISAGFDVYNRTNDADSTQSYDQTLTGGALRFGFPLNDDTTLQPFYRLYDRDISIPDFTTEANCIQNQNYISDAVCQTQGSTVTSLVGASLIYNTLDNTNFPRDGIFAKFTQEVAGLGGDTHFSRTSGEARFYKEVIPAWGVVGVIRGEGGMIKSIGDDGLDLQDQYFVGGSVIRGFETSGIGPRDASTGDSLGGQYYIAGTAEATFPLPLIPQEIGFSGAVFTDAGSLWAADPEAVPSGVTVESDDFELRWTAGFGILWKSPLGPLRADFAWPIVMNDADETQIFRIGGGTRF
- the lpxD gene encoding UDP-3-O-(3-hydroxymyristoyl)glucosamine N-acyltransferase, with product MSDPSFFAPPVPLSLDEVASLTGAVLVRGDAQATVSGVAALDRAGTGDLSFVEDKAYWPKLAESQAVAVVCREADVPHVPERMAVLTAGAPYRAFAAVAGKLFPAAVSLPAMTGVDGISPFAHVDETAELEPGVIVEPGAVVGPHVQIGSGTVIGPNAVIAQSCRIGRNCRIGAGSVLQFSLIGDRVILHPGVKLGQDGFGYSMGMKHMKIPQLGRLIVQDDVEIGANTTIDRGSLRDTVIGEGSKIDNLVQIGHNVVIGRHCVIVAEVGISGSAELGDYVVLGGGAAVGEHIKIGTGAQIAGTSAVNDDVPAGERWLGHPAVPFRRWMRERMAVRALANKRGSGARKEDGKTSGEETAE